The following coding sequences are from one Humulus lupulus chromosome X, drHumLupu1.1, whole genome shotgun sequence window:
- the LOC133805798 gene encoding zinc finger BED domain-containing protein RICESLEEPER 2-like, whose translation MIPLLKENFNSSCFILKGKLLHMRCYAHILNLIVKDDLSIIGDSIDKIRDSVVYLSGTLKRYGKFEDTARSLEVTCTKKLSLDCQTRLNSTYLMLNIALLYSRVFERLKIHDSRYIRYAPLEGDWIRAQKLCDKLEVFHKVTELFSNDYGSCFESKI comes from the coding sequence ATGATTCCACTTTTGAAGGAAAATTTTAATTCTAGCTGTTTCATTTTAAAAGGAAAGCTACTTCACATGCGTTGTTATGCGCATATTTTGAATCTTATTGTCAAGGATGACTTGTCTATTATTGGTGATAGCATTGACAAGATTCGAGACAGCGTTGTTTATTTGTCGGGCACACTAAAGAGGTAtgggaaatttgaggacactGCTCGTTCTCTTGAAGTGACATGTACTAAAAAGTTGTCACTTGATTGTCAAACAAGGTTGAATTCAACATACTTGATGCTCAATATAGCTTTATTGTACAGTAGAGTATTTGAACGATTAAAGATACATGATTCAAGGTATATTAGATATGCGCCATTAGAAGGTGATTGGATTAGAGCTCAAAAATTGTGCGACAAGTTGGAAGTGTTTCATAAAGTGACAGAGTTGTTTTCAAATGACTATGGCAGTTGTTTTGAATCCAAGATATAA